A single window of Granulicella mallensis MP5ACTX8 DNA harbors:
- the rpmI gene encoding 50S ribosomal protein L35, which translates to MPKLKTHSGAAKRFKKTGTGKFKRGQSKMRHILTSKATKTKSKLGKIVLVSVADTPKVARMLPYA; encoded by the coding sequence ATGCCAAAGTTGAAGACACACTCAGGCGCGGCCAAGCGCTTCAAGAAGACTGGTACCGGCAAGTTCAAGCGCGGCCAGTCGAAGATGCGCCATATCCTCACCTCGAAGGCGACCAAGACCAAGAGCAAGCTTGGAAAGATCGTTCTCGTTTCGGTGGCGGATACCCCAAAGGTCGCCCGTATGCTTCCTTACGCCTAA